In Miscanthus floridulus cultivar M001 chromosome 5, ASM1932011v1, whole genome shotgun sequence, one genomic interval encodes:
- the LOC136454208 gene encoding uncharacterized protein, with protein sequence MWKKWEIQVLVLLSFTLQLILLGFARIRRRKGSALLRILLWLAYLMADSTAIYTLGHLSLRARSSEKQLVAFWARLLLLHLGGPDTITAYAFEDNQLWLRHLLNLAVQVMGAAYVLYQSVASQGTLVTPSLLMFVTGLLKYGERTWALERANIDSIRGTLDLQDDSDGRQPYDGRVGTTELDSEEVLLGAHYMFNACKSLFTDDLITSGAELEAINNGIQFNGGKYMYELIEMQLSLMYDILYAKAAVIYTWYGMCIRLISPAATLASFLLFQLSSSSSSSHGGYTYSRVDVIVTYILLAGAFVLEITSMVRVLGSSWACAFLHARRWDRIHGAVRCLRRLVRAARSRRWLESVGQYNLLDFCTRERTELRGRVAKKVGLEKWWDKLHYSSTVSISDSFRDLLLEEIPRRQLVLIYSNHIVIDLARYIL encoded by the coding sequence ATGTGGAAGAAATGGGAGATCCAAGTACTGGTGCTCCTTAGCTTCACACTGCAACTTATCCTCCTGGGCTTCGCAAGGATCCGCCGGCGCAAAGGCTCTGCTCTTCTGAGGATCCTCCTCTGGTTGGCCTACCTCATGGCTGACTCCACAGCTATCTACACTCTTGGCCACCTCTCCCTCCGTGCCAGATCAAGCGAGAAGCAGCTCGTCGCATTCTGGGCGCGCTTGCTGCTCCTGCACCTCGGTGGCCCGGACACCATCACAGCCTACGCCTTCGAGGACAACCAGCTCTGGCTACGCCACCTGCTAAACCTCGCAGTGCAGGTCATGGGGGCAGCCTACGTCCTGTACCAGTCTGTTGCTAGCCAGGGGACCTTGGTCACCCCCTCCCTGCTGATGTTCGTTACTGGCCTTCTCAAGTATGGGGAGAGGACATGGGCGCTGGAACGTGCTAACATAGACAGCATCAGAGGCACTCTTGATCTGCAGGATGACAGCGACGGGCGCCAGCCGTATGATGGACGGGTTGGAACAACGGAGCTGGATTCGGAGGAGGTTCTGCTGGGTGCTCACTACATGTTCAATGCCTGCAAGAGCCTCTTCACCGACGATCTGATCACGTCGGGAGCAGAACTCGAAGCTATTAACAATGGCATACAGTTTAATGGCGGCAAGTACATGTACGAGCTGATTGAGATGCAGCTGTCCTTGATGTACGACATCCTGTACGCCAAGGCAGCGGTCATCTACACATGGTATGGCATGTGCATCCGTCTGATCTCACCGGCAGCCACTTTGGCCTCGTTCTTGCTGTTCCAgctgagcagcagcagcagcagcagccatggtGGTTACACTTACAGCAGAGTCGATGTCATCGTCACTTACATTCTCCTGGCTGGGGCCTTTGTCCTCGAGATCACGTCGATGGTCAGGGTACTAGGGTCTTCCTGGGCATGCGCCTTCTTGCACGCTCGGAGATGGGACCGGATCCATGGCGCCGTCCGGTGCCTTCGCCGGCTTGTCCGGGCAGCGAGGAGCCGAAGGTGGCTGGAGTCGGTTGGGCAGTACAACCTGCTGGATTTCTGCACCCGTGAAAGGACGGAGCTAAGGGGCAGGGTCGCCAAGAAAGTGGGGCTGGAGAAGTGGTGGGACAAGCTCCATTACTCGAGCACCGTCAGCATTTCGGACAGCTTCAGGGACCTCCTGCTGGAAGAGATACCAAGAAGGCAGCTAGTGTTAATCTATTCTAATCACATAGTCATAGATCTAGCCAGATATATCTTGTAA